The following nucleotide sequence is from Apium graveolens cultivar Ventura chromosome 4, ASM990537v1, whole genome shotgun sequence.
TTAAGTCAACCCAAAACTCACAGGTCAAATCCTAAAGGACAGTCTACAGAAACTATAACCTAAGCTCTGAATACCAATATTGTAACACCCCACTTAAATAAGTAAAGGCTACACAAGCTAAGCCTTGTTTATTAATGCAAGTAAAAACAAGctaaacataatttattaaaCTAACAAAAGTTCAAAAGATCCAAAATAAAGTTCTTTAACAAGATCCAAAATAATATGGAAATAAAACATGTCCTTGACTTTATTTTCAACTAGATAAACAAGCTAAAATCTGGGCAGCACTCATCACACCCCCGCTTTACCCCTGACTACCTGTGGAAAGAAATAAATACGAGTGAGTCAAATGCCCAGTACGAATATATCATTAAAAGGTAAAACAAAAgaatatatttgattttaataatTAGCCAAAAAGATGAGTAATATGACAGTAATTATTTAGAAGCAAGGAACAAATTAATCCAAACAAAATCAAAGAAATGGCTGAGAACAAGTAATGTGGGTACTAATAAGAGCATCTTATAAAACCTCTACTCGCTAGTAAACACCAAGCAAAGCACAGTGCAAACAGTTCCTTCTCCGGTTATCCACAAGAAGGATAAAATGAAATATATAAAACATTTCCCAAACAAACAAAATGATCATGATCTTAATCATGTCTTATACCCCAGAGACATGCTCGTATACTCACAACACTGATATGAGTTAGTGCCGAGAGCACCAAAGACTGCAAAAACTCCATGTGTCTCGTCTGTGATTTACCCACACAGATAAGTTTAAGAGCCCATAACAAATGATTACAAAGTGTTGCcaataatattgaaaataaaagTTGCATGTGACAAATCAAGTATACTGATAGACAACATACATCAAAAGTGGTTAAGCAACAACATGGATCAAAGATGGCTGAGCAAAAATTAACAAGTGTACATATACAAGATGTACaacttaacaaaataaaatatgataGGACAATAAGTACAGagaaagaaaatatattttaaatggAGAGAAATGGAGGATACTCGTACCTGGAATGAGTCTAAAATATTAAATCACTACCTAGCTCTAAATCAACCTCCAAACCAATCTATAATATCAACACAAATATAACTTATAAACGCTAAACTCTAAAACCCAAAAAGTAAGataacaaaattataatattttatacagttaCGACAACTAATACAGATGATCAATATCTCAAGCTATAGTATAAACATTTAACtaacaaataatttaaataatatacaAGCTGGTTCATAAAATATAaaagatattttattaatttataaaagtaATGTAGAATTCTTTAAGTATATAACTTTATAAAAGTAAACAAACTTAAATTATACATTCATTTAACATATTAAATTATAACAACAATTtaagaaaatgataaaaataaatataacatGCTCTCTGTTTATCATACTGACAGGATTATCAAATTCACTTCTGCACATTAATACTACAACATTACTTACAAATTTTATAAACAATTAttcaattaaatcaattaaacatGCATTAAATAATAACctaacacaatatataaacacataaacaaataatatgataatttgataaaacttaCCTGAATTTAGAACCTGATATAAGTATGTAAAAAAATGTGTACAAGTAGTTATAAACCTAAAAATAAAAATGACTAATATTAGTATACAACATAAATAATAGTCATTAAATTATATGGTGATTTAATTTTTAACTAAACCTCCACAAGGTGTACACTTCTTTGAAACTTTTGGTAAAGCTTAACCTAGCTTCCTTGTGAATCTCTTTCTCCTCCTCTAAATCTTTGACAACCCAGTACTTAACGGTGACACTCCAACCAGTTAGTTCTTTTCTGACCTTGTCGAAGTTCTACGCCAAAATTTTCTCTCCTATGCACCACCTTTTCTCTTGCTAGTAAGTTATATAATTCTACTATTAATAGTTTTCATTTCAGTTAGCTTTCAGCTATGCTCTAAGATAAATTTTGTGTGATAGCACTAACAGGGTGACTCTGTTTATATAATAAGCAGCTCTAACAAATTATGAAACTGTTGTCCATAATTTTCTCCACATTTTTCCACATCATCTCCCCATTAGCTGTTTAAAAATATCTTATCACGTACTTAGTAGTTTGACTTCAAATTTTAAACAACTAAAAGATAActtacaaattcaaatttttaacaACCAATTATCTAAATAAAACATTCTCCATAATTTtgaattctaaaaataattaatcaaatatttATCAAATTATTGCACCAACAATGTAACAAATAAAATATGGGGTATTTTATATTCTACATGCTATTAACCTGGTTTACGTGATTCAGCAGTAacccaaataaataaaacataataaaaatattattaattaaaaacaTGTTTTAGATTAAATCCCCACAATCTCTCCCTTAGTCTAAAACTTATGAAACACTTCTCTTCATCcgtgatgcacttctcaccaccatcaattttgatgcactTCTCATCAAAACCAATTTGTTGATGCACTTCTCATCAAAAACATTTTGGAGCACTTCTCTCCATGGTGCAATCACCCAAAATACTAAATTAAAAATTTCTTCCATGACCACTTATGTCATGATTTTTCTTCTCACGTACTTTTCCGGCATCGCCTCGTCTTTCTCGGGAGCCCCATGCTACACCTGCATCCCATAGTACAAGTGTAGCTTTTCCACCATCATGCTAACAAGTACCCGCTTTCATGCGCCCCACAATAAGCCTTTTTCCTTGATAATTTTAACAGCTTCTTCATGTCGGTAACCTTTCCATCACTTTCGGTGTCCATTGAAGCAAACATAGTTTTCTTCTCCACAAGTTTTACTCCGACACCGCACAACTGAACGCAGCACATCATCTTTCACATCTGTGACAACACTCTTCCTCTCTATCTGTAACAGTCCCTGCCACTTTCGTTTCCTTTACACCGTGACCCAGCACTCCCCAGTCGGGCATATCTCCGACCTGTAAGTTCGCAGCCCTTTTGTCGCCCCTGCAACCATTCACCATACTCCACATCCCCTTTGCTGTGCAATCGTCACAAATTCAAGCTCACCAAAGATcggtagctctgataccatgttgaaatttaaataaaaatagtaATAAGAATATAATACCGAAAAACTAACACTTGTATTTACAAACCGGAATGCACTTAATGACTATATCGTGTTCTCTCTGTTGTGAATTAAAATTGAACGTACATGCAGGATATATACCCTGATGGAAACTGAATGCAAGAGAAACACTAGCTAATAACTACTTCCTACAAATACTCCAACATCCCCACTTATTCAAAACTCCTTATGATATTACTGAAACAAACAAATAACCTATTCTACCTGCTATTAACCTGTTTACGTGATTCTGCAGTAactcaaataaataaaacataataaaaatattattatctaaaaACATGTTTTAGATTAAATCCCAACAGGTTGCTACTCTCCAATTTACTTACTTGTTGAATTTTTTTCATAAACTTTGGTTTCATAAATTTGTGATATAAGTAAATTATTGATTATAAGTTAGTTATAATTGTAGTTGAACGCCATCAATTTACAATGAATGGACAACTTGTTGTTATAGTTTTCTTATAATGAATATACATCTGCTATGAATGTTAAATTCTAGTATCAATAATCTTGTTTAGATTCCCAATAATCTTATGATACAACACGACTAGAGGTGTAGATGCCTAATAATCCAGAATTATTATTATAAAGAATCGTAACGAGTATCAGGTGAtgaattcaaaaaaaaattgctTGGATTTTGATGTGAGTAATGAGGTGCAAGAGAACTTACAATTGCATGTGGAGCCAAGAAATTCTCTCGAAGGTTTGTTATTCACTTGTTTCTGATCTTTACCAATGTTTATTAATGTAAATCATTTTTGGGCCTTGGGATTATTATTGCATGGAAGGGATCTGtagtttttatatattatatatttttcgTTCTTTCACCTCTTGTATGCTGTTGTGTCCTGTGGCTGTCTTGCTAAAACATAACATTCTTTTAATAATGTCCACTTCTTTTATGGACTAGCTCTCTTTTTTGTTGGTGTAGGCTTGTGCTATTTTCTTGGGCCGAAAAATGGTTTTTCTTTTTCATCACTTGCAATCTAGGAACCCTAATTAGTTGCATATTGCTCTTGATTCTCGTATTAAAGAATTGTAATTTCTGGTGTGGTGCATGAGATATTTAGTTTTACAGACTTCTTTGGCTTCTCAAAAATTTTTAACCAGAGAATTTGTACTTCTGTATAATTTATTGTTCTTGTCTCTGCTCTTGCTCTCCAAAATTAGAACAAGAATTACATGGTCCTGAGGAAATCGAGAGTGAGACTGAAAATGCTAAGAAGAGACACTTCAACGTTGTATTTATTGGTCATGTTGGTAAGTAATCTCCTTCACCATCTCTGTTTTAACCCTTAAAATTGTTTCAATAGATTACAGATATGCGGACATCACTTTTCATCGTAAATTTTGTGTTATCTGGATCTCCAACGACATAACAATGCACAGTATAATGTTGTTTTCGTTATACTATTTCAAaagttttttttatataatttttaattggGTGTATGTTTTATCTAGAACTTTCGTTTTTTACGATTTTCCGAAAGATATTGTTTGGATggttaaaaatttaaataaaaaagtTCACTTTTAATAAATGGGTTAAAATGTTTAATTTTTATAGTTTAAGGTCAGAATTGTCAAAAAAATTGTTCAGGAGTTTAAATGAAAAATGTGTAAAACTTTAATGATCAAAGTGCAGACATAATTAAATTACTTCTTTACCCCTGACATATTTACGGCAAAAATTAACGAAAGGGGTGTAAAGTACAACACCTAAACTTGTATGGGATGCAAAGTGCAATTGTTGAAATAAGTGGTACCAAATTGCCAATGACCCAAACCAAAGGGATGCAATATGCAATTTACTCTAAGTATTAATTAGGAGTATCATTTACCGTCTTTGCTTCTTTAGATCATAGCACCTCTAGCAACAGTTAATTTTTTGTGTATGAGTATTGTTAATGTACGTAGAAGTACTAATCTTTATGGTGCTCCAGTTGATGTCTCAGTTACCGTAAACAGTCGTAGATAAAAAAATGATTTGAATTGAAATGTAGTTTCTCAGTAAAATTGTCATGTCTTGCATGATAGTTATGGTATATAGAGGATCAaaagttgcagaagtatttacaTACAATCTTCAAATGATTTGAAATCGATTAGATTATTATTGGGTCTTGTGAAGTGTTGTAAATCTGTGGCACTCGCCTTAGTCGCATCCCTAAGGCAACTGGATGCCACAATCCCATGGCACGCTGCAACTCCAGCTGGCGGGTATGGTGTCGTCATAGAGGTACCTCGGCAACTATGATCTACCAGCCCTAAAAGATTCAGCTTTTAGCATAGCTATCTGCCTACCCATCAGTTGATTACATTAACGGTGCATATGAACCAAGTAGATAAGTATAGAATCTGTTGGCTTCTTTATATAAATCCCTCCCAGTTTTGTAATCTGAATTTTTCAATGCCTGGTCTTCTATCTATTTTTACCCTTTTCTAATTTATTTCAGTTTCCATTATTTCCCATTTACTTGTTTCCTTTTGTTCAAAAAGTTAGATCACCAAGTGGTTGATACTTAATCTTGAGTTCATGTATTACTTTCAATAATTCCAGATACTGGAAAGTCTACAATTGGCGGTCAAATACTATTCCTTAGTGGGCAGGTTGATGAGCGCACAATCCAGAGGTATGAATGAGAGGGAAGCCAGGGCTCAAAGCAGAGAGAGTTGGTGAGGCAATTTTTTATTCTAATtgttttaataatttaataaatcaTTGAAATACAGAAACTATGAAAGATTGTGATGCTTACTATCTCAATTTTGTATAGAAATCAAAAATTGTTTAGGCTAGTTTTTCCAAAATTTGATAATAAAGTTCAATTCTTTGCTACTTGGAGTTCcttcaaatttatattattattaaaagtAAACCAAACAACCCAGTGTATTCCGCTTGTAAAGCGGGGGATTATTATTAATATTGAATATGCTTATAGTGGCAAGTTTTGGCGGTTCATTGTAAGGAATAACATTTCGTACCTTATAATGGATTTATAAGAGAATAATCAGAATGAGCTCGTGCTAAATGGTTTCTTCATTTGAAATGTTTGGTTATTGAATTTTTTTGGCTCAATGAAAAGAATTAACTACCAAGTATATTTACAACTACAACTTCCCTGGCTGCTTTACCCTAAAATATTGGTATAATCTGATAGTTTAGAATTTTCTCATTTTATTTAATACCATTCAGATTTATCAAATGACCCTAAGTTGTCTTAAAATGTACATTTCTTCTGCTGTACCGATTTTACCCAGTTTTCAGCTTTAAAATCTAATATATATCCTACACAGCTTCTTTTTTATTGTTTAATATGCCTTGCTAACAATTCCAAAATATCAGTTCCTATCCAGCAGTCACATTATTAATTAAGTGCTGGTATTTTATGTAATCTACTTGCAAAGATATCCGTAACCTTTATGTCTACTTTCACTTGGCGAATCTACGAAGGATGATCATACCCGGGCATGAAGTTTCTAATAAAGAGTTGCTTTATTTAAACCCTTTCTTTTTAAAGATGCATTTGGAGATGATATACAATGCATAATTCTATTTCTTTGATACATGCCTCTAATTAATCTTTTTGTTAACTACATAGATCAGTATAATCCATTATCCATTATTGTTTGACTACTTGTGTGTAAAATTGATATATTAAATGTCAACAAGTTACTAATTTATTTGTCTATCCTGGCTCTTTTTGTTTAATTTGAATGTAGACTTTTGCTATATCACTAAGTTCTTTTTATGAGCACCTTTCTTTTTTTTTGCCAACAGAGAAAGACTTTGATTTATTTAAATCTGATTGAATTACATGGGATATTTCTGGAGAGATTTCATTAGTCTTCCAGATGCGGTCAGCTATAGAATAGCTACAGCACACTAGAGCATGAGCACCTTTCTTTTGTTTACTTGGGCCATAGTTATTCGACATAAGTTGCGTATTCCTAAATTCTTAATCTTGCCAGCTGATTATGTTCTAGGTATATGGCATACATTATGGACACTAATGAAGAAGAAAGAACTAGGGTAAGCATTTTGTGTTAACTTGGGTTCATTACCATTCTCCTAGAGTCCTAAAAGAAAAAGAATGTCACGTTAGAGGAGAGTAAAGATAACAGCTGAGTCATGAGGGTGAATGTTATTCAGTTTGCAATATCCTTTGCCTATCTTCCTTAATCCTTAGCCTCTCATGATAGGGCACATAGCATGAATActtcattatttttatttttgtttcgaAGAATGTTTATGGAGGTGAATCAGGATTATATTTATTTGTGTTCACATTACGTTACTGTTTATGTGCCCATTTAATAAGCATGCCAGTAATTGCAGCTTTTGCTTCTTGGAACAATTTTATGTCATGCTTAATTTTTATTGCAGGGTATaacagttgaagttggaagaGCACACTTTGAAACACAAATAACCAGATTTACTATTCTTGATGCACCAGTAATTTTCTCTCCTGACACACTTACTAATCTCTATTAATAATGTAGATCTATTGTCATTTGAGTAACTGTAGGTACAGTTAAAAACAATTTTGTCTGTATGATTCATGTCTAGAGCTAAGTCAATTTTTTTGAGGGTTGTTCATTCTCTTCTCCTTGGTCTTTATACACACATATGAAGTAGTCCAAAGTCATTTAAAGCATAAGATTCACTAGCTTTTGGGAAGGAAGATTGGCGTTGCTTAAAAAGGGTACATGTCATGGATAGGAATTAAATTTGTAACTTTAGTTTCGGAGGGAATGTAATAAGGAACTTTAGTTGAAGGTTACTAGAAACAATTTAATAGTTGGAATCAGAATACTTTTAGGATCATGGTGAGTAGTGACTTTAGTGGAAATACCTTGGTGCGAGCTACCTAGAGGTTGTGAACCACTTAAATAGTGGAAGCATTTTTAGAAATTAAGATGCATCGAGGCTAGATATAATGTGTTAGTAGGTATATAGATGTTAGATGTTAGATGTTAGACTATCGCCACTGTGACTGCAGTGGAAAATCATTAGATCCCATGACAAGCTAATGTGGGTCAGTTCCACAGCTCAATGCTGTGTTTTCAGCCTTCTGTTGTCAATTAGAAAGGGTCTGAGAAGAACGGAATGTCTGTGACATTAGTATATATCTAAATTTTGACCTTGAAATTATCTGCTCAAAGTTAACTAATGAGCTTGTTCGTTCCTGAAAATTAAAAGAACGCAGTGCCTGTAATGAAGAATGAGAAACCTCAGATCTGGTCACTATCTCTGCAGACAAGGATATAAAAATATGTATATTGTAAAAGCATAATTATTTTCTTATCTTTTTAGTCTAGAAAAAGATTAAAAAATACATTTTATTACAGAAGGTAAATTTCTTAAAAACAGTATCTACTTCCCTAATTGGCAG
It contains:
- the LOC141716719 gene encoding uncharacterized protein LOC141716719, which codes for MNSKKNCLDFDVSNEVQENLQLHVEPRNSLEEQELHGPEEIESETENAKKRHFNVVFIGHVDTGKSTIGGQILFLSGQVDERTIQRYE